Proteins encoded in a region of the Cyanobacterium stanieri LEGE 03274 genome:
- a CDS encoding metallophosphoesterase family protein: MKKILQITDTHLDEELTTHGYDVYGKLSLVLRETIEKEDFDLIIFSGDITDKGSLKAYQWLAEKTKKYQDKIIWMAGNHDNIAHMEKALNFPFRVKLEKNKLNYQLNLNGVNILCLDTSEKSLSLPQINWLIESTNENTITFIHHPPMICGSGYMDKNHSLQNQEMLTEKLLTNPNKLFRFFCGHYHQESCFLHKNIQMFLTPSTMFQIDKYKPYFQISNSQSGYRIIEIYQDKSIKTYCNYIHIN; this comes from the coding sequence ATGAAAAAAATATTGCAAATTACAGATACTCATCTTGATGAAGAATTAACCACTCACGGCTATGACGTGTACGGAAAACTTTCATTAGTATTAAGAGAAACCATTGAAAAAGAAGATTTTGATCTGATTATTTTCTCTGGGGATATAACTGATAAAGGAAGCCTAAAAGCCTATCAATGGTTAGCTGAAAAAACAAAAAAATATCAAGATAAAATTATTTGGATGGCAGGAAACCATGACAACATAGCCCATATGGAAAAAGCCTTAAACTTTCCTTTTCGAGTTAAGTTAGAAAAAAATAAATTAAACTATCAATTAAACTTAAATGGTGTTAATATTTTGTGCCTAGATACCAGTGAAAAATCACTTTCATTACCTCAAATAAATTGGTTAATTGAGTCCACCAACGAAAATACTATTACTTTTATTCATCATCCGCCAATGATTTGTGGTTCAGGGTATATGGACAAAAATCACTCATTACAAAATCAAGAAATGCTAACAGAAAAACTGTTGACTAATCCAAATAAATTGTTTAGATTTTTCTGTGGTCATTACCATCAAGAAAGTTGTTTTTTACACAAAAATATACAGATGTTTTTAACTCCGTCAACTATGTTTCAAATTGACAAATATAAGCCTTATTTCCAAATTTCTAACAGTCAATCAGGCTATAGAATTATTGAAATATATCAAGATAAATCCATTAAAACCTATTGTAACTACATTCACATCAACTAA
- a CDS encoding cation:proton antiporter translates to MILNQIFAFLPGPIEDPVAIFLVMMAVLLIAPIVFEKIKLPGIVGLIIAGVFIGEYGLGILERDNTIELFSTVGLLFLMFMAGLETSLDDLKLNGKKATIFGLGTFLVPMIMGTIAFMLLDYSLLASILVASCFASHTLLALPIAIKQGIMRTPVVTIVLGGTLIVNIIALLVLAVIVKADQGELTLGFWLFLIPSLTIYTFATLFGLPILGRWFFKQFGRDEGAEFTFVIATLFVVSYVARLIEIEPIIGAFLAGIGIRPLIPQLSPLMNRIQFMGNTLFVPLFLISVGMLVNPMTLIEEPKSVVVSLVMIFAGVVGKFIPAWVIGKYFKFAVPSIMVMFGLSVAQAASTLAAITVAYDIELVDEFTVNGTIAMILVTSIISPWVTERYGGQLKQIQQKALDGDNTSGESFEEEEEEKDRAYRVLVPVANPNTEDNLLNLALLLVNATEGTLLPLNILVDQGEAISENAKENQGNLLATAEMIAHATATPVETIARIDSSIDEGIIHVAQERNANLIICGWKGFSTYRENLFGNIIDNLVNYSPVTVLITRFTKPIKNTQRVILAIADNQYNMEGFPEVLTITKALSSQLQSEFFILHVLSGKPSPMVNKNLAELPVQQMRGNFTKRVLQEMKNGDLLVLVNPIDNHLIGRSALGTVPRAIARSNEQISLMIVNIR, encoded by the coding sequence ATGATTCTAAACCAAATTTTTGCCTTTTTACCAGGCCCCATTGAAGACCCCGTAGCCATTTTTTTGGTTATGATGGCAGTATTATTAATCGCCCCCATCGTTTTTGAAAAAATAAAACTCCCCGGCATTGTTGGTTTAATTATTGCAGGGGTATTCATTGGAGAATATGGATTAGGTATCCTCGAAAGAGATAATACCATTGAACTATTTAGCACCGTTGGTTTATTATTTCTGATGTTCATGGCAGGGTTAGAAACTAGCCTTGATGACTTGAAACTAAACGGCAAAAAAGCCACCATTTTCGGGCTAGGAACTTTTTTAGTACCGATGATTATGGGTACGATAGCCTTTATGTTGTTAGATTATAGCCTTCTAGCATCTATCTTAGTTGCCTCTTGTTTTGCATCCCATACTCTCTTGGCGCTGCCCATTGCCATTAAACAGGGCATCATGCGCACCCCTGTGGTTACCATCGTCTTGGGAGGCACATTAATTGTTAATATCATTGCCCTTTTAGTTTTAGCAGTAATCGTCAAAGCAGATCAAGGGGAATTAACCCTAGGTTTTTGGTTATTTTTGATTCCGAGTTTAACTATTTATACCTTTGCGACTTTATTTGGTTTACCCATTTTAGGTAGATGGTTTTTTAAACAATTTGGCAGGGATGAGGGGGCGGAATTTACCTTTGTGATTGCCACTTTGTTTGTGGTTTCCTATGTTGCGAGATTAATTGAAATTGAACCTATTATCGGAGCATTTTTGGCGGGGATTGGTATTCGCCCTCTAATTCCTCAACTTAGCCCTTTGATGAATCGGATTCAGTTTATGGGTAATACTTTATTTGTGCCATTATTCTTGATTTCTGTGGGAATGTTGGTTAATCCCATGACTTTGATTGAAGAACCAAAATCTGTGGTAGTCTCTTTGGTGATGATTTTTGCTGGGGTAGTGGGTAAATTTATCCCGGCGTGGGTGATTGGTAAGTATTTTAAGTTTGCTGTACCTAGTATCATGGTTATGTTTGGGTTATCTGTTGCCCAAGCTGCTTCTACCCTTGCGGCGATTACCGTTGCCTATGATATTGAATTGGTGGATGAATTTACGGTTAATGGCACCATTGCCATGATTTTAGTTACCAGTATTATATCTCCTTGGGTTACCGAACGTTATGGAGGGCAGTTGAAACAAATTCAACAAAAGGCTTTAGATGGTGATAATACTTCGGGAGAGTCTTTTGAGGAGGAGGAAGAGGAAAAAGATAGGGCTTATCGAGTGTTAGTGCCTGTGGCGAATCCGAATACGGAGGATAATTTACTTAATTTAGCTTTGTTGTTGGTGAATGCTACGGAGGGGACTTTATTACCTTTAAATATTTTAGTGGATCAGGGAGAGGCGATTTCTGAGAATGCGAAGGAAAATCAAGGTAATTTGTTGGCTACGGCGGAAATGATTGCCCATGCTACGGCTACTCCTGTGGAAACCATTGCCCGTATTGATAGCTCTATTGATGAGGGTATCATTCATGTGGCACAAGAGCGCAATGCGAATTTGATTATTTGTGGTTGGAAGGGGTTTTCTACTTATCGGGAAAATTTATTCGGTAATATTATTGATAATTTGGTGAATTATTCCCCTGTGACGGTGTTGATTACTCGTTTTACTAAACCTATTAAAAATACTCAACGGGTGATTTTGGCGATCGCAGATAACCAATATAATATGGAGGGTTTTCCTGAGGTATTAACGATTACTAAGGCTTTATCATCTCAGTTACAAAGTGAGTTTTTTATTCTTCATGTATTATCGGGTAAGCCTAGCCCCATGGTGAATAAAAATTTAGCCGAATTACCTGTACAACAAATGCGGGGTAATTTTACTAAGAGAGTATTACAGGAGATGAAAAATGGTGATTTATTGGTTTTAGTTAATCCGATTGATAATCATCTCATTGGTAGATCTGCTTTGGGTACTGTACCACGGGCGATCGCCCGTAGCAATGAGCAAATATCCCTAATGATTGTCAATATAAGATAA
- a CDS encoding mechanosensitive ion channel domain-containing protein produces MESINIALLLRFLTPISIFVLIVAVGLIIENRFKSIVRNIETRPKLEQYSFVLKSFNGIIFIWSIVGAIALILPMIDLPNSFNILVEKTLIVVALGAATILVSRLAVSIIQAYSVKNESTVSLSSLFEYLTKVIIYSTGFLIIIQSIGVEITALITAFGVGSLSIGLAFQNTLSNLISGVNIILARKIRVGDYIRIRQGEEGYVIDVELRYTVVKDIYNNITVIPNSQVINGSFKNYTLEDTSMLLPIEIGISYDSDLEKVEQITLETAKYVMENIKGGRKEYEPFMRYEKFDPFAIKFTVYLKINEYFDRLIITHEFIKNLYKNYQQEKIKIAYPITNNFLSPDNFIEENNIQQK; encoded by the coding sequence GTGGAATCCATTAACATTGCTTTATTATTAAGATTTCTGACTCCCATATCAATTTTTGTTTTAATAGTCGCCGTCGGTTTAATTATAGAAAATAGATTTAAAAGTATAGTTAGAAACATAGAAACTAGACCAAAATTAGAACAATATAGTTTTGTTTTAAAATCCTTTAATGGTATTATTTTTATCTGGTCAATTGTAGGGGCGATCGCCCTTATATTACCAATGATTGATCTACCAAATTCCTTTAATATCTTGGTAGAAAAAACCTTAATAGTAGTAGCCCTAGGCGCCGCTACCATCCTTGTCTCCCGCCTAGCCGTTAGCATAATACAAGCCTATAGCGTCAAAAACGAAAGCACCGTCTCCCTCAGCTCCCTGTTTGAATACCTAACCAAAGTAATCATCTATAGCACAGGGTTTTTAATCATCATCCAATCGATTGGGGTAGAAATCACCGCCCTAATTACCGCCTTTGGGGTAGGTAGTTTATCCATTGGTTTAGCCTTTCAAAACACCCTTAGTAACTTGATTTCAGGAGTTAATATCATCCTTGCTCGAAAAATCAGAGTAGGAGATTATATCAGAATTAGACAAGGGGAAGAAGGTTATGTCATAGACGTAGAATTACGCTACACCGTAGTTAAAGACATATATAACAACATTACCGTTATTCCCAATAGTCAAGTTATCAACGGTAGTTTCAAAAACTATACCCTTGAAGATACCTCCATGTTACTACCCATCGAAATAGGTATTAGCTATGATAGTGACTTGGAAAAAGTAGAACAAATCACCCTAGAAACCGCTAAATATGTCATGGAAAATATCAAAGGAGGAAGAAAAGAATATGAACCTTTTATGAGGTATGAAAAATTCGATCCCTTTGCCATCAAATTTACCGTTTATCTAAAAATAAATGAATATTTTGATAGACTAATTATCACCCATGAATTTATTAAAAACCTTTATAAAAACTATCAGCAAGAAAAAATAAAAATTGCCTACCCCATAACCAATAACTTTCTAAGTCCAGATAATTTTATAGAAGAAAATAACATCCAACAAAAATAA
- a CDS encoding DUF3352 domain-containing protein: MKKLILVLGAIALIAIISIITVNQKFNNYLARGGVNHNPEGTIFISRQSPLMVSLLVNPEKLSAIGGVLPLNGEQKKVFQAVEQLRTKLLNKVQVDDVQELKNWLGDEITLAVTSLDLDKNRDNGAQPGYLLVVKNKDSNLAREFLQNYYAKQAVSSEAKLIFDNYQGVNIVYQKPLGENPNIQRVAAAVIADYVLFANDLSVLQEAINNAQAINLNLEHYQPYQSALATITKPKVSLAYINIPSTSAWITNQPLPEEDLIEQTLTLSLAVNQQGLIASTALSGVAGEENQPPSLTTAPSALNYIPANSIFAASGIKLDQFWQQISDGLKNNSPLQQIVNQSLNPLQKSSGLNFGEDIFPKVTGEYALSLSVDEVTKNLNWLFVNQTDSNSLSDTLDDIAQDRGLSVGDLPLADNTITAWTKLVTTSENSFAKLEAQVKGVHAQVMPYEIITNSVDVLGDILANPAENLLHNSEFQSTIKALPSENDGYLYVQWQDLEPYLNRQFPIVKVMELGFKPLFDNLQSLTITSEGSKNGVKQATIFLNLVSE; encoded by the coding sequence ATGAAAAAATTAATTCTTGTACTAGGTGCGATCGCGCTTATTGCCATCATTAGTATCATCACCGTCAACCAGAAATTTAACAACTACCTCGCTAGGGGAGGAGTCAACCACAACCCAGAAGGTACAATTTTTATATCCCGTCAATCACCCCTCATGGTGTCACTATTGGTTAATCCCGAAAAACTAAGCGCCATCGGTGGAGTATTACCCCTCAACGGAGAACAAAAAAAGGTATTTCAAGCCGTTGAACAACTAAGAACAAAATTACTAAATAAAGTTCAGGTGGATGATGTACAAGAATTAAAAAACTGGTTAGGGGATGAAATCACCCTCGCCGTCACCTCCCTAGACTTAGACAAAAATCGAGATAATGGCGCTCAACCAGGTTACCTATTAGTAGTCAAAAACAAAGACTCCAACCTAGCAAGGGAATTTTTACAAAACTACTACGCCAAACAAGCGGTTTCCAGCGAAGCCAAATTAATTTTTGATAACTATCAGGGGGTAAATATCGTTTATCAAAAACCCCTAGGGGAAAATCCCAACATTCAAAGGGTAGCCGCCGCCGTCATTGCCGATTATGTCTTATTTGCCAATGATTTAAGTGTCTTACAAGAAGCCATCAATAACGCCCAAGCCATTAACCTCAACCTCGAACATTATCAACCCTATCAAAGCGCCCTTGCCACCATTACCAAACCAAAAGTAAGCCTAGCCTATATTAATATCCCCTCCACCTCCGCTTGGATTACTAACCAACCCCTCCCAGAAGAAGATTTAATCGAACAAACCCTCACCCTTTCTTTAGCTGTCAACCAACAGGGTTTAATCGCCTCTACTGCCCTTTCAGGGGTAGCAGGGGAAGAAAATCAACCCCCATCCCTCACCACTGCCCCCAGCGCCCTTAACTATATTCCTGCCAATAGTATTTTTGCCGCCAGTGGCATCAAATTGGATCAATTTTGGCAACAAATTAGCGATGGTTTAAAAAATAATAGCCCTCTGCAACAAATTGTTAATCAAAGCCTTAATCCTCTCCAAAAATCTAGCGGTTTAAACTTTGGTGAGGATATATTTCCTAAGGTGACGGGGGAATATGCCCTTTCCCTTTCTGTTGATGAAGTTACCAAAAATCTTAACTGGTTATTTGTGAATCAAACTGATAGTAACTCTTTGAGTGATACCCTCGATGATATTGCCCAAGATAGGGGATTAAGTGTCGGTGATTTACCCCTAGCAGATAACACCATTACCGCATGGACAAAATTGGTGACTACCTCTGAAAATAGTTTTGCCAAATTAGAAGCCCAAGTAAAAGGTGTTCATGCCCAAGTTATGCCCTATGAGATTATCACTAATTCGGTGGATGTTTTAGGGGATATTTTGGCTAATCCTGCTGAAAATTTATTACATAATTCTGAATTTCAATCTACTATTAAGGCATTACCATCAGAAAACGATGGTTATTTATATGTCCAGTGGCAAGATTTAGAACCTTATTTAAACCGTCAATTTCCCATTGTCAAAGTAATGGAGTTAGGCTTTAAGCCCTTGTTTGATAATTTACAATCCCTCACCATCACCAGTGAAGGTTCTAAAAATGGTGTTAAACAAGCGACTATTTTTCTTAATTTAGTTTCTGAATAA
- the cimA gene encoding citramalate synthase: MNRKKIWLYDTTLRDGSQREGISLSLNDKLQIVRKLDEMGIPFIEGGWPGANPKDVQFFWRLKEEPLKQAQIVAFCSTRRPHQRAQDDPMLKAILAANTHWVTIFGKSWDLHVTEGLKTSLDENIAMIEDSISFLKSQGRQVIYDAEHWFDGYKNNPDYALATLQGAIASGAQWLVFCDTNGGTLPHEISQIVAEVVEKLDLDLNDPQGVQLGIHTHNDSGTAVANAIASVLEGATMVQGTINGYGERCGNANLCTLIPNLQLKLDYHCLEPAQLTQLTPNSRLISEIVNLAPDDHAPFVGRSAFAHKGGIHVSAVARNPLTYEHIVPEAIGNERRIVISDQSGLSNVLSKAQNFGIPLDKSDPKCREILQQLKTLEHEGYQFEAAEASFELLMLEALGKRHQLFTIKGFQVHSDITVAEQIPYTHALATIKLVVGEQELLEVAEGNGPVSALDCALRKALVKFYPQIANFHLTDYKVRILNSTAGTNAKTRVLVESTNGQQRWTTVGVSTNIIDASYQAVAEGLEYGINHLRQNSPMVVERS, from the coding sequence ATGAATCGGAAAAAAATTTGGCTCTATGATACCACCCTCAGAGATGGTTCTCAACGGGAGGGAATTTCTTTATCTCTTAATGATAAGTTGCAAATTGTGCGCAAACTTGATGAGATGGGAATACCTTTCATTGAGGGGGGGTGGCCTGGGGCTAATCCGAAGGATGTACAGTTTTTTTGGCGTTTGAAAGAAGAACCCCTCAAACAAGCTCAGATTGTGGCTTTCTGCTCTACCCGTCGTCCCCACCAAAGGGCGCAAGATGATCCGATGTTAAAGGCTATTTTGGCGGCAAATACCCATTGGGTGACTATTTTTGGAAAGTCTTGGGATTTGCACGTTACCGAGGGGTTAAAGACATCTTTAGATGAAAATATCGCCATGATTGAAGATAGTATCAGTTTTCTAAAATCCCAAGGGCGACAGGTGATTTATGATGCTGAACATTGGTTTGATGGTTATAAAAATAATCCCGATTATGCTTTGGCTACCCTCCAAGGGGCGATCGCCTCAGGCGCTCAATGGTTAGTATTTTGTGATACCAATGGCGGTACTTTACCCCACGAAATCAGCCAGATTGTCGCAGAAGTGGTGGAAAAACTAGATTTGGATTTAAATGACCCCCAAGGGGTACAATTGGGCATCCACACCCACAATGATAGCGGTACAGCGGTGGCCAATGCGATCGCCTCTGTGCTCGAAGGTGCTACCATGGTGCAGGGAACAATTAACGGGTACGGAGAAAGATGCGGTAACGCTAACCTATGCACCCTCATTCCCAACCTGCAATTAAAACTAGATTATCATTGCTTAGAACCCGCACAACTCACCCAGTTAACCCCTAATAGTCGCCTAATTAGCGAAATCGTTAATCTCGCCCCCGATGACCATGCCCCCTTCGTCGGTCGTTCCGCCTTTGCCCATAAAGGGGGTATCCATGTTTCTGCGGTGGCTAGAAATCCCCTCACCTACGAACATATTGTCCCTGAGGCCATCGGCAATGAGCGCCGCATCGTAATCTCTGATCAATCAGGGTTAAGTAACGTTCTTTCCAAAGCCCAAAACTTCGGCATCCCATTAGATAAAAGTGATCCTAAATGCCGAGAAATTCTCCAACAACTCAAAACCCTCGAACATGAAGGCTATCAATTTGAAGCCGCCGAGGCCAGTTTTGAACTACTCATGTTAGAAGCCCTAGGAAAAAGACACCAATTATTTACCATCAAAGGCTTTCAAGTTCATTCCGACATTACCGTTGCCGAGCAAATTCCCTACACCCACGCCCTCGCCACCATTAAGTTAGTGGTAGGGGAACAGGAATTATTGGAAGTTGCCGAAGGAAATGGGCCAGTAAGCGCCTTAGATTGCGCCCTACGTAAAGCCTTGGTGAAATTTTATCCCCAAATCGCTAATTTTCATCTCACCGACTACAAAGTGAGAATCCTTAATAGTACCGCAGGGACAAACGCCAAAACAAGGGTATTGGTAGAGTCCACCAACGGACAGCAACGTTGGACTACCGTGGGAGTATCCACCAACATTATTGATGCTTCTTATCAAGCCGTGGCGGAGGGTTTGGAATATGGTATCAATCATCTTCGTCAAAATTCCCCCATGGTAGTTGAAAGGTCATAA
- a CDS encoding DUF6930 domain-containing protein, which yields MSSLPITTKHRITRIPQIPHVWEGDIFPIGEMLDNLEPELKDKGQCIVWVDGSEGFVRTMDVVRGDTGPEAMVRSLLKAIEKPQSPAQPARPHKVVVRDRELQFFLRGALQGLDIDVDYRGELPLLDELWRNLQAATPKTIGNIAPERLDILEERAIALIWEQAPWAVLAEYNLIEIQIDAYNVESLYACVMGMMGQEFGVIFYRSLESMKKFRLMAREIQDDTMEDADIERAFLQQDCWFVNFSLDEESEFDDDDEEAIWHQLLLSALENEVPIQVIFGSIHPYEGIRPLVDKEELDPLYLAMEAFGKFIKKNKSSLEKNPTQTLHNKYSVKLPWGNHKPHQVTVKTMPGVTEELEALEEDLREDLEDDEHGEIISNELFPDGCIVSFASLSENILDSLEDKPSVWVDREGIVFGGKKDSIPVIIIQTTRPKGKLIVQELIQQQGIEHLFFTSGEDPYFGEVFQLPMIKTHAGINHVIAEIEEEGSSFTNIVKKWSQKTKIWQGRCAVAIAMGSTGVNKGKPKQSHILGFFATDLVSKEKAGLEKLVVNLEMI from the coding sequence ATGTCCTCTTTACCAATTACCACTAAACATCGTATTACCAGAATTCCTCAAATTCCCCATGTGTGGGAAGGGGATATTTTTCCCATCGGTGAAATGCTCGATAATCTCGAGCCAGAGCTTAAGGATAAAGGTCAATGTATTGTCTGGGTAGATGGTTCAGAAGGTTTTGTACGTACCATGGATGTAGTTCGGGGAGATACTGGCCCAGAAGCCATGGTTAGGTCATTGTTAAAGGCGATCGAAAAACCTCAAAGTCCTGCACAACCCGCAAGACCTCATAAAGTAGTGGTGAGGGATCGAGAATTACAATTTTTCCTAAGAGGTGCATTACAGGGTTTAGATATTGATGTGGATTATCGGGGAGAGTTGCCCCTTCTCGATGAATTGTGGCGTAATTTACAAGCGGCTACCCCTAAAACCATCGGTAATATTGCCCCTGAACGATTAGATATTTTAGAGGAAAGGGCGATCGCCCTTATTTGGGAACAAGCACCCTGGGCGGTATTGGCAGAATATAACTTAATTGAAATACAAATAGATGCCTACAATGTAGAATCATTATACGCCTGTGTTATGGGTATGATGGGACAAGAATTTGGAGTCATCTTCTATCGCTCCCTAGAATCCATGAAAAAATTTAGACTCATGGCAAGGGAAATACAAGACGATACCATGGAAGATGCAGACATCGAACGCGCATTTTTGCAACAGGATTGCTGGTTTGTCAATTTTTCCCTAGACGAAGAATCAGAATTTGATGACGATGATGAAGAAGCAATTTGGCATCAACTACTCCTATCAGCCCTAGAAAATGAAGTACCCATCCAAGTAATATTTGGCAGTATCCATCCCTATGAAGGCATCCGTCCCCTAGTCGATAAGGAAGAATTAGATCCCCTTTACCTTGCTATGGAAGCCTTTGGCAAATTTATCAAAAAAAATAAATCATCCCTAGAAAAAAATCCCACCCAAACCCTCCACAACAAATATTCCGTCAAACTGCCCTGGGGCAACCATAAACCCCATCAAGTTACGGTCAAAACCATGCCAGGAGTAACCGAGGAGTTAGAAGCCCTAGAAGAAGATTTAAGGGAAGACTTAGAGGACGATGAGCATGGGGAAATTATTTCTAATGAATTATTCCCCGATGGTTGTATTGTTTCCTTTGCTTCCTTGTCGGAAAATATTCTTGACTCTTTGGAGGATAAACCCTCCGTATGGGTTGATCGAGAAGGAATTGTTTTTGGTGGTAAAAAGGATTCTATCCCTGTCATTATTATTCAGACTACCCGCCCTAAAGGTAAATTAATAGTTCAAGAGTTAATACAACAACAAGGTATTGAGCATTTATTTTTTACCTCAGGGGAAGATCCCTATTTTGGGGAAGTGTTTCAACTCCCCATGATTAAAACCCATGCAGGAATTAATCATGTCATTGCAGAGATTGAAGAAGAGGGATCAAGTTTTACTAATATTGTTAAAAAATGGTCTCAAAAAACTAAAATTTGGCAGGGTAGATGTGCCGTTGCGATCGCCATGGGTTCAACGGGGGTAAATAAAGGTAAGCCCAAACAAAGTCACATCCTAGGATTTTTTGCCACTGACTTAGTTTCTAAAGAAAAAGCTGGATTAGAAAAACTTGTCGTCAATCTCGAAATGATCTAA
- a CDS encoding SpoIIE family protein phosphatase, which produces MSIFNSNSLDPKTISQNYQSGNYTTVLALKEMISNLHREQNKIQNLLTSLSFALRNFNNLNQFLELTPLMVTRVTDAEGGALILYKENNQVELEQFYCQNNLLRQQINEDFLKVIQEVNSYEIKHQSDQKSYPKLICFPVYVQEKIHNHFSGYLQIYSCPVVSKNVEKGRLYVFSPEPEFSWTQSRKTLTQLVSDQTAVAIANHELTVKLMSKERQDRELEIASEIQVRLLPRQCPTITGLELAAKCETADRVGGDYYDFIPANYDQWDQDTEQVPDSPCQSWSIVIGDVMGKGVPAGLIMTMTRGMLRAEVLNRHSPARVLEHLNRVMYADLDNSHRFVTLFYSEYDPRTHTLRYANAAHNPPLYWNASTNQVKKLDTEGMLVGLQPNSSYEDDAIKLGVYDTVLYYTDGLTDAINQNNQRFDEENLIKAFQYACENYDNSQGILDHILGEIQKFVGSGHSKVDDMTMIILRHKPIAHCPCEDDCI; this is translated from the coding sequence GTGTCTATCTTTAACTCTAATTCCTTAGATCCCAAAACCATTAGCCAGAATTATCAATCTGGTAACTACACCACTGTTTTAGCGTTAAAAGAAATGATCTCTAATTTACATAGAGAGCAAAACAAGATTCAGAATTTATTAACCTCCCTTAGCTTTGCCCTGCGTAATTTCAATAATCTTAATCAGTTTTTGGAACTAACTCCCCTCATGGTAACGAGGGTAACAGATGCCGAAGGGGGGGCTTTAATTTTATACAAGGAAAATAATCAAGTTGAATTAGAGCAATTTTATTGTCAAAATAACCTCCTTAGACAACAGATAAATGAAGATTTTTTGAAAGTTATTCAGGAAGTAAATAGTTATGAAATTAAGCATCAATCGGATCAAAAATCCTACCCGAAATTAATTTGTTTTCCCGTATATGTTCAAGAAAAAATCCATAATCATTTTTCTGGTTATTTACAAATATATAGTTGTCCTGTAGTTAGTAAAAACGTCGAAAAAGGTAGATTATATGTTTTTAGTCCAGAGCCTGAGTTTTCTTGGACTCAAAGCCGTAAAACCCTCACCCAGTTAGTCTCTGATCAAACCGCCGTGGCGATCGCCAATCACGAATTGACCGTCAAATTAATGTCTAAAGAAAGGCAAGATCGAGAATTAGAAATCGCTTCAGAAATTCAAGTTAGACTATTACCCCGTCAATGCCCCACCATCACAGGATTAGAACTAGCGGCCAAATGTGAAACCGCCGATAGGGTAGGGGGAGACTATTACGATTTTATACCAGCCAATTACGATCAATGGGATCAAGATACCGAACAAGTACCTGATTCCCCTTGTCAATCCTGGAGCATCGTTATCGGTGATGTCATGGGAAAAGGTGTCCCGGCGGGGTTAATTATGACCATGACTAGGGGAATGTTAAGGGCAGAGGTGCTTAACCGTCATTCCCCTGCGAGGGTATTAGAACACCTCAATCGAGTTATGTATGCAGATTTAGATAACTCCCATCGCTTTGTGACTCTATTTTATTCCGAATATGATCCACGCACCCACACCCTCAGATATGCCAACGCTGCCCACAATCCTCCTTTATATTGGAATGCCTCCACTAACCAAGTAAAAAAATTAGACACCGAGGGAATGTTAGTGGGATTACAGCCTAATTCTAGTTACGAAGATGATGCCATCAAATTGGGGGTTTATGATACAGTTTTATACTATACCGATGGTTTAACTGATGCTATTAATCAAAATAATCAAAGGTTTGATGAGGAGAATTTGATTAAGGCTTTTCAATACGCTTGTGAAAACTATGATAACTCTCAAGGGATTCTTGACCACATTCTAGGGGAGATTCAAAAATTTGTTGGTAGTGGTCATTCTAAGGTGGATGATATGACTATGATTATTTTACGCCATAAACCCATTGCTCATTGTCCTTGTGAGGATGATTGTATATAA